DNA sequence from the Prolixibacter sp. SD074 genome:
ATGAATTATAACCCATTTTCATGATTCTCTAAGCTATTGACCGTCTCTAAAAAAATCAGTATTCACTAATAAAATTCGCCAGTTGAACAGGCTCTTATTAATTTTACGCAAAAAACTCGGTGATAAAGAAATTAAAACTGTCGTAAAGAATTTTCTGTCTCTTTCAACCTTTAATGTTTTAAAATTCATTTTTCCACTAATTCTAATTCCTTATTTAACCTCCAACCTAGGTTTGAGGCATTATGGACAGTATGTATTATCTTTTAGCATCTTTCAGTATGGTCTGTTACTTGTAAATTTTGGATTCGACTACTCAGCTACAAAGCTTATCTCGTTAAATAGAGATAACAAAACAAAGATAGCCCAAATAGTTACGAATGTTACCGTGGCAAGATTATTATTCGCAATAATATCGAGCTCAGCAATATATCTTGTAATATCTTTAATGCCAACCTTAACAGACAACAATCTACTATATATATATGGGTTCGGTATTTTATTGGGACAAGCCATCACGCCTTTATGGCTCTTCCAAGGCATTGAAAAGATGGGGTACATTACGATAATAAATTTAATAACAAGAATCATCTCCACTCTATTAATTTTTATTTTCATACATAAACCCTCTGATTTTTATTTGGTAAACTTGTTCCAATCTATTGGTTATCTATCAAGTGGTATAGCTAGTGTAATTCTCATAGTGAAACATTTGAAATTAAAAATAGTAAAACCAACCCTTCGAAATATCTCATTTTACATAGCAGACTCTTGGCAAATATTCCTATCTACACTGTCTATGAGCTTCTACAGGGAAGCAAATGTTATCATATTAGGAATCACAACAAACTATGAAATAGTAGGTCAATATGCAGCAATAGAAAAGATTATTAAGGCAATACAATCCTTTATGGATCCATTATCAAAAGCATTGTTCCCATTCTTTGGCAGAAAACTAAACGAACCAAATGAATCTAATTCATCATATGTGAAGTTTGGAAAAATCTTCACATTAATACTCGTAATAATACTCTCTCTACTTTATTTATTCGGACCTAAACTTCTTATTTGGTACCTGGGTAAATCTTTTGAATCTGCAATCGTCTTATTTCAAATCATGATTCCTGTGGTTTTATTTGGTGGACTAAACTACTATTTTGGCATTATTGGATTGATAAATTTAGGATTGAATAAATATTTCACAAAAGCTGTATTTATTACGGGAATATTAAGTGTTACGTTATGTTATTTGCTTTCAAGTAGCATCGGTGCAGCTGGCGCCGCAATAACGATGAGTATTAGCGAGTTAATATTACTCTCTTTAATTTTCAGAAAAATAAGTCCATGGATAAAGAAAAAGACGAGAATCGAGGTTTAATACCAATAATAATCCTAAACTGGAACGGAGAAAAAGATACAATAAGTTGCCTTCGCTCTATAAAACAAACAAAAACAGAATCTTTTATTCCAGTAATTGTTGATAATGGTTCAAAAATTGAATCTTTAGCAACTCTAAAAAACGAATGCAATCAACTATATCGCAATATATTATACATACCTAGAGATGCAATTAATAATTCAAAGAGTGAAATTATAAAAAACGTTGAAAAACAAAATGACTTACTAATATTCATCGAAAACAATGAGAACCTCGGCTTTGCTAAGGGGAACAATATTGGGATAGAGATTGCAAAACATTTAAACTCTAACTGGGTGATGTTATTGAATAATGACACAGAAGTAGAGCCAGATGCCCTAGACAAATTAGAAAGTCATATCAATAACAACGAGAATATCTATGCTGTTACGCCACAAATAAGGTTTTTTCATGACAAAGAAAAAATATGGAACTGTGGTGGAGAATTGA
Encoded proteins:
- a CDS encoding oligosaccharide flippase family protein; the protein is MNRLLLILRKKLGDKEIKTVVKNFLSLSTFNVLKFIFPLILIPYLTSNLGLRHYGQYVLSFSIFQYGLLLVNFGFDYSATKLISLNRDNKTKIAQIVTNVTVARLLFAIISSSAIYLVISLMPTLTDNNLLYIYGFGILLGQAITPLWLFQGIEKMGYITIINLITRIISTLLIFIFIHKPSDFYLVNLFQSIGYLSSGIASVILIVKHLKLKIVKPTLRNISFYIADSWQIFLSTLSMSFYREANVIILGITTNYEIVGQYAAIEKIIKAIQSFMDPLSKALFPFFGRKLNEPNESNSSYVKFGKIFTLILVIILSLLYLFGPKLLIWYLGKSFESAIVLFQIMIPVVLFGGLNYYFGIIGLINLGLNKYFTKAVFITGILSVTLCYLLSSSIGAAGAAITMSISELILLSLIFRKISPWIKKKTRIEV
- a CDS encoding glycosyltransferase, yielding MDKEKDENRGLIPIIILNWNGEKDTISCLRSIKQTKTESFIPVIVDNGSKIESLATLKNECNQLYRNILYIPRDAINNSKSEIIKNVEKQNDLLIFIENNENLGFAKGNNIGIEIAKHLNSNWVMLLNNDTEVEPDALDKLESHINNNENIYAVTPQIRFFHDKEKIWNCGGELTYFGSRKYYYAGEHYTSIPSAKNASDITFVTGCALLFRYKETGVLTEDFFFGEEDYEFSLRLKMKNLKMTCLYGSIIYHKVGSTIKKNNNTLNSTYLYYINRLIDVRNYYSSPRWHITKIFAYLYLPVLLIKNNINPSKAFALIMSINKYVNKHNKVDANEFNRILKNK